The proteins below come from a single Agrococcus beijingensis genomic window:
- a CDS encoding ATP-binding protein encodes MLEIPELDVLDPTTQDPTTQDPTKQWRLAEVQLLNWGTFDGLHRVPIARKGQLITGASGSGKSSLLDGIAAVLTPDGLLQFNAAAQGAGAVRGDRSVVSYVRGAWSKAADEEQDRIVSRYLRAGTVVSGVLLRYEDGADAVVTLARLMFLKGTSTDKSDLRDAYLLEQSHLDLDQLRAFVTSQASGIDTRGLQRAYPKAVLTTSGKHAKFYARLGSVLGISGDNALQLLHRTQSAKNLGSLDHLFRTFMLDRPQTFTIADNAVQQFGELDAAHKHVVDLRLQRDALTIMRDLGDRYDDASARATTAGGLRDLVRPFETRERMRLARQERTVADVAAQQARAALDAARDGDAAAAEDHRLALQALDRAGGADLVQLDGRIGDAQREVGHRRAQLERLTRQLADVGIDRAPRDEAQFAELRSMADDELRQPAAKLDMEHPAVQRLTQSTERRKRIDAELQALRRSRSNIDARRLDVRSRLAAHLGVLERAVPFAGELLDVKPEERRWTGAIERVLRPLATTLLVRAEHLAAARRWIDGESLGTRLTYEVVEAEVPSPRSLASDASLVRKVAVGGGGFHDWLAHRLSDQYDIACVETADELDRFARAVTIRGQVKRSATRYEKDDTFAVDDPTRWLLGSSDARHEALLGQHAEAEADVRSAAREVELLQAEVSLSTRRRQQLTQLRSESWEQYDAEAAVARVAQLQRQRLALTSASGDLERTAAAVEEARVASAAARAAADEALATDRAARRQLELLDDAIAGADRTIAADGLGELAAEAVDQLSARFREVRRRITLAELSDASREVEGRLGKERERAIGERDLAAQDFAATATAFKTRWATASADFVARIDDRAGFRALLDTIEANDLPSQEQSFRRLLRDKSSTVVGFLRKELLDAPKEVRERIAPVNESLGRSQFDRDRFLRIRVKLTRGEIVQRFLQELTQIAEGSWDDEDAASAERRFAVLAQLMARLASSDSADRKWRELCLDTRQHVSFLAEVIDRSGLVHETYDSGASLSGGQQQKLVVFCLAAALRYQLTEDGSALPRYGTVILDEAFDKADSTYTRMAMDVFVEFGFHMVLATPLKLLQTLEPYIGGVAVVQNPTQRQSTVDQLGFAEAT; translated from the coding sequence ATGCTGGAGATCCCCGAGCTCGACGTGCTCGATCCGACCACGCAGGACCCGACCACGCAGGACCCCACGAAGCAGTGGCGCCTGGCCGAGGTGCAGCTGCTCAACTGGGGCACCTTCGACGGCCTGCACCGGGTGCCGATCGCTCGCAAGGGCCAGCTGATCACCGGCGCCTCGGGCTCGGGCAAGTCGTCGCTGCTCGACGGCATCGCCGCTGTGCTGACGCCCGACGGGCTGCTGCAGTTCAACGCCGCCGCCCAGGGAGCCGGTGCGGTGCGCGGCGACCGCAGCGTCGTCAGCTACGTGCGCGGTGCGTGGTCGAAGGCCGCCGACGAGGAGCAGGATCGCATCGTCAGCCGCTACCTGCGGGCCGGCACGGTCGTGAGCGGCGTGCTGCTGCGGTACGAAGACGGGGCGGATGCGGTGGTCACGCTCGCGAGGCTGATGTTCCTGAAGGGCACATCGACCGACAAGAGCGACCTGCGCGACGCGTACCTGCTCGAGCAGAGCCACCTCGACCTCGATCAGCTGCGGGCCTTCGTGACCAGCCAGGCGAGCGGCATCGACACCCGCGGCCTGCAGCGGGCCTACCCGAAGGCGGTGCTCACCACCAGCGGCAAGCACGCGAAGTTCTACGCGCGGCTGGGCAGCGTGCTCGGCATCAGCGGCGACAACGCGCTGCAGCTGCTGCACCGCACGCAGTCGGCGAAGAACCTGGGCAGCCTCGACCACCTCTTCCGCACGTTCATGCTCGACCGGCCGCAGACCTTCACGATCGCCGACAATGCCGTGCAGCAGTTCGGCGAGCTGGATGCGGCGCACAAGCACGTCGTCGACCTGCGCCTGCAGCGCGACGCACTGACGATCATGCGCGACCTCGGCGACCGCTACGACGACGCATCCGCCCGTGCCACGACCGCGGGCGGGCTGCGGGACCTCGTGCGGCCGTTCGAGACCCGTGAGCGGATGCGGCTCGCCCGGCAGGAGCGGACGGTCGCCGACGTCGCGGCGCAGCAGGCGCGCGCGGCGCTCGACGCGGCGCGCGACGGCGACGCGGCCGCCGCCGAGGATCACCGGCTGGCACTGCAGGCGCTCGATCGCGCGGGCGGCGCTGACCTCGTGCAGCTCGACGGGCGCATCGGCGACGCGCAGCGCGAGGTCGGGCATCGGCGGGCGCAGCTCGAGCGACTGACGCGGCAGCTCGCCGACGTCGGCATCGACCGCGCACCCCGCGACGAGGCGCAGTTCGCCGAGCTGCGCTCGATGGCCGACGACGAGCTGCGGCAGCCCGCGGCCAAGCTCGACATGGAGCATCCCGCCGTGCAGCGGCTCACGCAGTCGACCGAGCGGCGCAAGCGGATCGATGCCGAGCTGCAGGCGCTGCGGCGCTCGCGGAGCAACATCGACGCCCGTCGGCTCGACGTGCGGTCGCGGCTGGCCGCGCACCTGGGGGTGCTCGAGCGGGCGGTGCCCTTCGCGGGCGAGCTGCTCGACGTAAAGCCGGAGGAGCGCCGCTGGACGGGCGCGATCGAGCGGGTGCTGCGGCCGCTCGCCACCACGCTGCTGGTGCGGGCGGAGCATCTGGCGGCGGCGCGGCGCTGGATCGACGGCGAATCGCTCGGCACGCGCCTGACCTACGAGGTCGTGGAGGCAGAGGTGCCGAGCCCGCGCTCGCTCGCGAGCGACGCCTCGCTCGTGCGGAAGGTCGCCGTGGGCGGCGGCGGCTTCCACGACTGGCTCGCGCACCGGCTCTCGGACCAGTACGACATCGCCTGCGTCGAGACCGCCGACGAGCTCGACCGCTTCGCCCGTGCGGTGACGATCCGCGGGCAGGTGAAGCGCTCGGCCACCCGTTACGAGAAGGACGACACGTTCGCCGTCGACGATCCGACACGCTGGCTGCTGGGCTCGAGCGACGCGCGCCACGAGGCGCTGCTCGGGCAGCATGCCGAGGCGGAGGCCGACGTGCGCTCGGCCGCGCGCGAGGTCGAGCTGCTGCAGGCCGAGGTCTCGCTGAGCACGCGCCGTCGGCAGCAGCTGACGCAGCTGCGCTCCGAGTCGTGGGAGCAGTACGACGCCGAGGCAGCGGTTGCGCGCGTCGCCCAGCTGCAGCGGCAGCGACTCGCGCTCACGAGCGCCAGCGGCGACCTGGAGCGCACGGCCGCGGCCGTCGAAGAGGCACGGGTCGCGTCGGCTGCGGCGCGAGCCGCCGCCGACGAGGCGCTCGCGACCGACCGAGCGGCGCGGCGCCAGCTCGAGCTGCTCGACGACGCGATCGCCGGGGCCGACCGCACCATCGCCGCCGACGGGCTCGGCGAGCTCGCAGCGGAGGCCGTCGACCAGCTGTCGGCTCGCTTCCGGGAGGTGCGGCGTCGCATCACGCTCGCCGAACTGTCCGACGCCTCGCGCGAGGTCGAGGGGCGGCTCGGCAAGGAGCGCGAGCGGGCGATCGGCGAGCGCGATCTCGCCGCCCAGGACTTCGCGGCGACCGCGACCGCGTTCAAGACCAGGTGGGCCACCGCATCCGCCGACTTCGTCGCTCGCATCGACGATCGTGCCGGCTTCAGGGCGCTGCTCGACACGATCGAGGCCAACGATCTGCCGTCGCAGGAGCAGAGCTTCCGGCGACTGCTGCGCGACAAGTCGAGCACCGTCGTCGGCTTCCTGCGCAAGGAGCTGCTCGATGCGCCGAAGGAGGTGCGCGAGCGCATCGCGCCGGTGAACGAGTCGCTCGGCCGCTCGCAGTTCGACCGCGACCGGTTCCTGCGCATCAGGGTGAAGCTGACGCGCGGCGAGATCGTGCAGCGCTTCCTGCAGGAGCTGACGCAGATCGCCGAGGGCAGCTGGGACGACGAGGATGCCGCCTCGGCGGAGCGCCGCTTCGCGGTGCTCGCGCAGTTGATGGCGAGGCTCGCGTCGAGCGACTCCGCCGACCGCAAGTGGCGCGAGCTGTGCCTCGACACCCGGCAGCACGTCTCGTTCCTCGCAGAGGTCATCGACCGCTCGGGGCTCGTGCACGAGACCTACGACTCCGGGGCGTCGCTCTCGGGCGGGCAGCAGCAGAAGCTGGTCGTGTTCTGCCTCGCCGCGGCGCTGCGCTACCAGCTCACCGAAGACGGCTCGGCGCTGCCGCGCTACGGCACCGTGATCCTCGACGAGGCGTTCGACAAGGCCGACAGCACCTACACGCGCATGGCGATGGACGTCTTCGTCGAGTTCGGCTTCCACATGGTGCTCGCCACGCCGCTCAAGCTGCTGCAGACGCTCGAGCCCTACATCGGCGGGGTCGCGGTGGTGCAGAACCCGACGCAGCGGCAGTCGACGGTCGACCAGCTGGGGTTCGCGGAGGCGACGTGA
- a CDS encoding alpha-hydroxy acid oxidase, whose product MKRQLPQVRELAELMQFKKPDRDARRRRLSAALTIDDLRAIAKRRTPAAAFDYTDGAADGEVSLRRAREAFQDIELHPDILRPAEHVDTSTQVLGGPSALPFGIAPTGFTRLMQTEGETAGAGAAAAAGIPFTLSTLGTTTIEDVKAVNPHGRNWFQLYVMRQREISYGLVERAAAAGYDTLMFTVDTPVAGARLRDTRNGFSIPPQLSLKTVANAIPRPWWWFDFITTPKLEFASLSTTGGTVGELLNSAMDPTISFEDLAIIREMWPGKLVVKGVQNVPDAVRLIDDGVDGIVLSNHGGRQLDRAPVPFHLLPRVVREVGRDATIMVDTGIMHGADIVASVALGARFTLIGRAYLYGLMAGGRQGVDRTIAILRAEIERTMALLGVSTLEELEPRHVTQLTRMRPLGLGERVTTD is encoded by the coding sequence ATGAAGCGCCAGCTGCCCCAGGTGCGCGAGCTCGCCGAGCTCATGCAGTTCAAGAAGCCCGATCGCGACGCGCGCCGGCGTCGGCTGAGCGCCGCGCTCACGATCGACGACCTGCGCGCGATCGCGAAGCGCCGCACGCCGGCCGCCGCCTTCGACTACACCGACGGCGCGGCCGACGGCGAGGTGTCGCTGCGCCGGGCGCGCGAGGCGTTCCAGGACATCGAGCTGCACCCCGACATCCTGCGCCCCGCCGAGCACGTCGACACGTCGACGCAGGTGCTCGGCGGGCCGAGCGCGCTGCCGTTCGGCATCGCGCCGACCGGCTTCACGCGGCTGATGCAGACCGAGGGCGAGACGGCCGGCGCCGGCGCGGCTGCCGCGGCGGGCATCCCGTTCACGCTGTCGACGCTCGGCACCACCACCATCGAGGACGTCAAGGCGGTCAACCCGCACGGCCGCAACTGGTTCCAGCTCTACGTGATGCGGCAGCGCGAGATCTCGTACGGGCTGGTCGAGCGGGCGGCGGCGGCGGGCTACGACACGCTCATGTTCACGGTCGACACCCCGGTCGCCGGCGCGCGGCTGCGCGACACCCGCAACGGCTTCTCGATCCCGCCGCAGCTGTCGCTGAAGACGGTCGCGAACGCGATCCCGAGGCCGTGGTGGTGGTTCGACTTCATCACCACCCCGAAGCTAGAGTTCGCGTCGCTGTCGACGACCGGCGGCACCGTCGGCGAGCTGCTGAACTCGGCGATGGATCCGACGATCTCGTTCGAGGATCTTGCGATCATCCGCGAGATGTGGCCGGGCAAGCTGGTCGTGAAGGGCGTGCAGAACGTGCCCGACGCGGTGCGGCTGATCGACGACGGCGTCGACGGCATCGTGCTCTCGAACCACGGCGGCCGGCAGCTCGACCGGGCGCCGGTGCCCTTCCACCTGCTGCCGCGGGTCGTGCGCGAGGTGGGCCGCGACGCGACGATCATGGTCGACACCGGCATCATGCACGGCGCCGACATCGTCGCCTCGGTGGCGCTGGGCGCAAGGTTCACGCTCATCGGCCGCGCCTACCTCTACGGGCTGATGGCTGGCGGACGCCAGGGCGTCGACCGCACGATCGCCATCCTGCGCGCCGAGATCGAGCGCACCATGGCGCTGCTGGGCGTCTCGACGCTCGAGGAGCTCGAGCCGCGCCACGTGACGCAGCTGACGCGGATGCGTCCGCTCGGCCTGGGCGAGCGGGTCACGACCGACTGA
- a CDS encoding cupin domain-containing protein: MADASVQQAGGPGSGGSAVRLLGSTTELAAAADAGESGAIWRLEPADRHLDANVIALPPGDAIADHVGPDEDVLLHVLAGSGVLRSGSTEVGLTEGAIVWLPRRSRRAIEAGPDGLRYFSVHRRKGGLQIGATHPN; encoded by the coding sequence ATGGCGGATGCGTCGGTGCAGCAGGCGGGCGGCCCGGGCTCGGGCGGTTCAGCGGTGAGGCTGCTGGGCAGCACGACCGAGCTGGCGGCCGCCGCAGACGCCGGGGAGAGCGGCGCGATCTGGCGCTTGGAGCCGGCGGACCGCCACCTCGACGCCAACGTGATCGCGCTGCCGCCGGGCGATGCGATCGCCGACCACGTCGGGCCGGATGAGGACGTCCTGCTGCATGTGCTCGCCGGCTCGGGGGTGCTGCGCTCGGGTTCGACCGAGGTCGGCCTGACCGAGGGCGCAATCGTCTGGCTTCCCCGCCGCTCGCGCCGGGCGATCGAGGCGGGGCCGGATGGCTTGCGCTACTTCAGCGTGCACCGTCGCAAGGGCGGGCTGCAGATCGGCGCCACCCATCCGAACTGA
- a CDS encoding MFS transporter codes for MASTTATAQPQERLNYRVLLGSLSGSVIEWFDFLVYGTVAALVFNKTFFPTDDPFLSTMLAYASFSLTFFFRPVGGIVFAHIGDRIGRKKTLFLTLMLMGGGTVAIGLLPDFAAIGIAAPILLLLFRILQGIGIGGEWGGALLLAYEYAPKHRRGLYGAVPQMGISLGLLLASSVIALLTLLPEDQFLSWGWRVPFVGSIVLVFIGLWIRNGLDETPEFQRIRDTGSRLKLPIKEVVTKHWRAVLVSIGAKAAETGPFYIFGTYVIAYATNILDVRQNTVLLAVAAAALVATVWMPFFGHLSDRVGRAVLYRFSAIATIVLVVPYFWVLNIGETWAIFAATIGAFGILWGSVNAILGTLIAESFSPEVRYTGATLGYQVGAAIFGGTAPLIAAWLLEASGGQWWPIAAYVAVCAGLSVIASFFIKHVAHVEPTGLEAGDIAAAAAAPDATTAPAATSR; via the coding sequence TTGGCCTCCACGACCGCCACCGCCCAGCCGCAGGAGCGGCTGAACTATCGCGTCCTCCTCGGCAGCCTCTCGGGCAGCGTCATCGAGTGGTTCGACTTCCTCGTCTACGGCACCGTCGCGGCGCTGGTCTTCAACAAGACCTTCTTCCCCACCGACGACCCGTTCCTGTCGACGATGCTCGCCTACGCGTCGTTCTCGCTCACCTTCTTCTTCCGCCCCGTCGGCGGCATCGTCTTCGCTCACATCGGCGACCGCATCGGCCGCAAGAAGACGCTCTTCCTGACGCTCATGCTGATGGGCGGCGGCACGGTCGCCATCGGCCTGCTGCCCGACTTCGCCGCCATCGGCATCGCGGCGCCCATCCTGCTGCTGCTGTTCCGCATCCTGCAGGGCATCGGCATCGGCGGCGAGTGGGGCGGCGCGTTGCTGCTGGCCTACGAGTACGCGCCGAAGCACCGCCGCGGCCTCTACGGCGCGGTGCCGCAGATGGGCATCTCGCTCGGCCTGCTGCTCGCCTCGTCGGTGATCGCGCTGCTCACCCTGCTGCCGGAGGACCAGTTCCTCAGCTGGGGCTGGCGCGTGCCGTTCGTCGGCAGCATCGTGCTCGTCTTCATCGGACTGTGGATCCGCAACGGCCTCGACGAGACGCCCGAGTTCCAGCGCATCCGCGACACGGGCTCGCGCCTGAAGCTGCCGATCAAGGAGGTCGTCACCAAGCACTGGCGCGCCGTGCTCGTCTCGATCGGCGCGAAGGCCGCCGAGACCGGCCCCTTCTACATCTTCGGCACCTACGTGATCGCCTACGCCACGAACATCCTCGACGTGCGCCAGAACACCGTGCTGCTGGCTGTCGCCGCCGCCGCGCTCGTCGCCACCGTCTGGATGCCCTTCTTCGGCCACCTCTCCGACCGCGTCGGCCGCGCCGTGCTCTACCGCTTCTCGGCGATCGCCACCATCGTGCTCGTCGTGCCCTACTTCTGGGTGCTCAACATCGGCGAGACCTGGGCGATCTTCGCCGCCACGATCGGCGCCTTCGGCATCCTCTGGGGCAGCGTCAACGCCATCCTCGGCACGCTCATCGCCGAGAGCTTCAGCCCCGAGGTGCGCTACACGGGCGCCACCCTCGGCTACCAGGTCGGTGCCGCGATCTTCGGCGGCACCGCGCCGCTCATCGCGGCCTGGCTGCTCGAGGCGAGCGGCGGCCAGTGGTGGCCGATCGCCGCCTACGTCGCCGTGTGCGCGGGCCTGTCGGTGATCGCGTCGTTCTTCATCAAGCACGTCGCGCACGTCGAGCCGACCGGCCTCGAGGCTGGCGACATCGCGGCGGCTGCGGCAGCGCCCGACGCGACCACCGCCCCCGCCGCCACGTCGCGCTGA
- a CDS encoding FadR/GntR family transcriptional regulator, whose translation MKKVHETVMDWVTAELRSGRLSIGDHLPGERVLAETLQVSRGSLREALRVLEALGTIRTSTGSGPRSGTIITAAPEQALALALNMQLATRHVEHEHIFEVRLLLETWSAAHADLASGDWATAAALLDRMDDPALAVADFLQLDAQYHVTLSRAAGNPLISTLMDALRTSIADHTLARAEALPDWTATAARLRAEHRGIYERMRADDREGASTLLREHIRGYYLETSRRDGAGEMPSDEGAGAASAEPAVDAAATDSGA comes from the coding sequence ATGAAGAAGGTGCACGAGACGGTCATGGACTGGGTGACCGCGGAGCTGCGGAGCGGGCGGCTCTCGATCGGCGACCACCTGCCCGGCGAGCGCGTGCTCGCCGAGACGCTGCAGGTGTCACGCGGGTCGCTGCGCGAGGCGCTGCGCGTGCTCGAGGCGCTCGGCACGATCCGTACGTCGACCGGCTCCGGGCCTCGCTCGGGCACGATCATCACCGCGGCGCCCGAGCAGGCGCTCGCGCTGGCGCTCAACATGCAGCTCGCGACGCGGCACGTCGAGCACGAGCACATCTTCGAGGTGCGGCTGCTGCTCGAGACGTGGAGCGCCGCGCACGCCGACCTCGCCAGCGGCGACTGGGCGACCGCCGCCGCGCTGCTCGACCGCATGGACGACCCCGCCCTCGCGGTCGCCGACTTCCTGCAGCTCGACGCGCAGTACCACGTGACCCTCTCGCGCGCGGCGGGCAACCCGCTCATCAGCACCCTGATGGATGCCCTGCGCACCTCGATCGCCGACCACACGCTCGCGCGCGCCGAGGCCCTGCCCGACTGGACGGCGACGGCCGCGCGGCTGCGCGCCGAGCATCGCGGGATCTACGAGCGGATGCGCGCCGACGACCGGGAGGGCGCGTCGACGCTGCTGCGCGAGCACATCCGCGGCTACTACCTCGAGACGTCGCGGCGCGACGGGGCCGGCGAGATGCCCAGCGACGAGGGCGCCGGCGCGGCGAGCGCGGAACCGGCCGTCGACGCCGCTGCCACCGACTCGGGGGCGTGA
- a CDS encoding NYN domain-containing protein produces the protein MAERTTYLLVDGENIDATLGVSLLQRRPQPEERPRWNKVLAFAEQAWQQPVKGLFFLAVPGELPASFVQALIAIGYRPVPLRGEGKVVDIAIQRTAEALVARDADVMLVSHDSDFAPQMELLSEAGERRIGVIGFGEFLANSLREVPGMELFDLEYDVAAFNSRLPRVRIIAIDEFDPLEFI, from the coding sequence ATGGCCGAGCGCACCACCTACCTCCTCGTCGACGGCGAGAACATCGATGCGACGCTCGGCGTCTCCCTGCTGCAGCGGCGCCCGCAGCCCGAGGAGCGGCCGCGCTGGAACAAGGTGCTCGCCTTCGCCGAGCAGGCGTGGCAGCAGCCGGTCAAGGGCCTGTTCTTCCTCGCCGTCCCCGGTGAGCTGCCGGCATCCTTCGTCCAGGCCCTGATCGCGATCGGCTACCGGCCGGTGCCGCTGCGCGGCGAGGGCAAGGTCGTCGACATCGCCATCCAGCGCACCGCCGAGGCGCTCGTCGCCCGCGACGCCGACGTGATGCTCGTCAGCCACGACAGCGACTTCGCGCCGCAGATGGAGCTGCTCTCCGAGGCCGGCGAGCGCCGCATCGGCGTGATCGGCTTCGGCGAGTTCCTCGCCAACAGCCTGCGCGAGGTGCCGGGCATGGAGCTGTTCGACCTCGAGTACGACGTCGCGGCCTTCAACAGCCGACTGCCGCGCGTGCGGATCATCGCGATCGACGAGTTCGACCCGCTCGAGTTCATCTAG
- a CDS encoding VanZ family protein, producing MGWLAGRRVWRWLFGAAVLAQLVALYLPDPPSSGGLPGADKVVHFGIFLAPALLGVLAGLRPVLLGALLVAHAIVSELLQHFLLPGRGGDPWDALADVVGVAVGLAIAAALRRRATAARGRPADPR from the coding sequence ATGGGATGGCTGGCCGGTCGGCGCGTGTGGCGCTGGCTCTTCGGCGCCGCGGTGCTCGCACAGCTGGTCGCGCTCTACCTGCCCGACCCGCCCTCGAGCGGCGGCCTGCCCGGCGCCGACAAGGTCGTGCACTTCGGAATCTTCCTCGCGCCGGCGCTGCTGGGCGTGCTCGCCGGGCTGCGGCCGGTGCTGCTCGGCGCGCTGCTCGTCGCGCACGCGATCGTCTCCGAGCTGCTGCAGCACTTCCTGCTGCCGGGCCGTGGCGGTGACCCGTGGGATGCGCTCGCCGACGTCGTCGGGGTCGCCGTCGGGCTGGCGATCGCAGCGGCGCTGCGCCGCCGTGCTACAGCTGCTCGAGGAAGGCCAGCAGACCCTCGTTGA
- a CDS encoding Wadjet anti-phage system protein JetD domain-containing protein, translating to MAARVAALARDWAASPAAAAEASVRIALHPPSEREALEQQSAVIAWRDSWRAVADEPGVAVEWATRNWSRLGAQSVPVRVAVEGADALARFAGQGSMDAWARLRDRVATAIEELGGGATVAAAARSHATALTGYADAEFDAVLAVARWLAEQPVEGMRPRQLPIRGVDSKWFGAHRAVVSALVIAASGRKTLGIVGDEQQFRVRLLDDGILPAAPRAFGASIAALTGLRVECEAVLVLENLESLLALPGLQGVIAVHGNGFSAAELARVPWIAANPILYWGDLDSNGFAILHRLRSALPTVRSVLMTEDALLAHRDLWVPEPKPARGTFPTLDVDEQAALDRLRDEGDVRLEQERIPWVFALERLQTALG from the coding sequence GTGGCTGCGCGGGTCGCGGCACTCGCTCGCGACTGGGCGGCGTCGCCAGCCGCTGCCGCCGAGGCGAGTGTGCGGATCGCCCTGCACCCCCCGAGCGAACGTGAGGCGCTCGAGCAGCAGTCAGCGGTGATCGCGTGGCGCGACTCCTGGCGAGCGGTGGCCGACGAGCCCGGAGTGGCGGTCGAGTGGGCGACCCGCAACTGGAGCCGACTGGGCGCGCAATCGGTGCCGGTGCGGGTCGCCGTCGAGGGTGCGGATGCGCTGGCCCGCTTCGCCGGGCAGGGTTCGATGGATGCCTGGGCACGCCTGCGCGATCGGGTCGCGACCGCGATCGAGGAGTTGGGTGGCGGCGCGACGGTCGCCGCGGCAGCGCGCTCGCACGCCACCGCGCTGACCGGGTATGCCGACGCGGAGTTCGACGCCGTGCTCGCCGTCGCCCGCTGGCTCGCCGAGCAGCCCGTGGAGGGCATGCGGCCGAGGCAGCTGCCCATCCGCGGCGTCGACTCCAAGTGGTTCGGCGCGCACCGCGCCGTGGTCTCCGCCCTGGTGATCGCGGCGAGCGGCAGGAAGACGCTGGGCATCGTGGGCGACGAGCAGCAGTTCCGCGTTCGACTGCTCGACGACGGCATCCTGCCCGCCGCTCCGCGCGCGTTCGGCGCATCGATCGCGGCGCTCACCGGGCTGCGCGTCGAATGCGAAGCGGTGCTCGTGCTCGAGAACCTCGAGAGCCTGCTCGCGCTGCCGGGGCTGCAGGGCGTCATCGCGGTGCACGGCAACGGCTTCTCGGCCGCAGAGCTGGCTCGCGTGCCGTGGATCGCCGCGAACCCGATCCTCTACTGGGGCGACCTCGACTCGAACGGCTTCGCGATCCTGCACCGCCTGCGCTCCGCGCTGCCGACGGTGCGCAGCGTGCTGATGACGGAGGACGCCCTCCTCGCGCACCGCGACCTCTGGGTGCCGGAGCCGAAGCCGGCTCGCGGCACCTTCCCGACGCTCGACGTCGACGAGCAGGCGGCGCTCGACCGCCTGCGCGACGAGGGCGACGTGCGGCTCGAGCAGGAGCGCATCCCCTGGGTCTTCGCGCTCGAGCGACTGCAGACCGCGCTCGGCTGA